In the Prosthecobacter dejongeii genome, one interval contains:
- a CDS encoding outer membrane protein assembly factor BamB family protein, which yields MKFVPLRLLSVSAALVLVSVSFGFAQAPGDWAHSRGNEAMTGVTPTELRFPLELAWEFKLQEKPKGQGEMLVSSAVVRGGKVYAGCKDGKFYALDLATGAKKWEVTAKGAFDGAASFAGELVVAGCQDGFVYAWNAETGAEVWKFETEAEIHAASNTWTDPKTGEQKILIGSYDYNVYCLDAKTGKKAWSAETGYYINGGSAVGDGMVVFGGCDSVLHVHDVQTGVEKRQIEVGSYIGNNVAISDGVVYVSHYGNRVGAYSLSDGAKVWEYGEREFEFYAAPAIWEKAVYVGGRDKRFHAIDRVTGAKLWEYRCRDRIDSSAVVCAGKVALFGSDDGYVYALDLKDGKELWQYEIGAPVKTSPAVAGDYVIFGADDGVLYAFKNAAMK from the coding sequence ATGAAATTTGTCCCTTTGAGATTGCTTTCCGTTTCCGCCGCCCTGGTGCTGGTCTCGGTTTCCTTTGGTTTTGCGCAGGCACCGGGTGACTGGGCTCATTCAAGAGGGAATGAGGCGATGACGGGAGTTACGCCCACCGAGCTGCGATTTCCTCTGGAACTAGCCTGGGAATTTAAGCTTCAGGAAAAGCCCAAGGGCCAGGGGGAGATGCTTGTCAGCTCGGCTGTCGTGCGCGGGGGGAAAGTCTATGCGGGTTGCAAAGATGGTAAATTTTATGCACTGGATTTAGCCACGGGCGCTAAAAAATGGGAAGTGACTGCGAAAGGTGCTTTCGATGGTGCGGCGTCATTTGCAGGTGAACTCGTGGTCGCTGGTTGTCAGGATGGTTTTGTTTATGCCTGGAATGCGGAAACGGGGGCGGAGGTTTGGAAGTTTGAGACCGAAGCCGAGATTCATGCGGCCTCAAATACTTGGACCGATCCCAAAACCGGTGAACAGAAAATCCTCATCGGAAGTTATGACTATAATGTGTATTGCCTGGATGCGAAAACGGGCAAGAAGGCCTGGTCAGCCGAGACGGGATATTACATCAACGGAGGCTCTGCGGTGGGAGATGGGATGGTGGTATTTGGTGGCTGTGACAGTGTTCTTCATGTCCACGATGTCCAGACAGGTGTAGAGAAGCGCCAGATCGAAGTGGGCTCCTACATCGGTAATAATGTGGCCATTTCAGATGGGGTGGTGTATGTCTCCCATTACGGAAATCGAGTGGGGGCTTACAGCCTCAGCGATGGTGCTAAGGTGTGGGAGTATGGTGAACGTGAATTCGAATTTTACGCCGCTCCTGCGATCTGGGAAAAAGCCGTTTATGTAGGCGGACGTGACAAGAGATTTCACGCCATTGACCGAGTGACTGGGGCTAAGCTGTGGGAATATCGCTGCCGGGATCGCATAGATAGCAGTGCTGTTGTCTGTGCAGGTAAAGTGGCCCTTTTTGGTAGCGACGACGGTTATGTGTATGCCCTAGATCTGAAGGATGGCAAAGAGCTCTGGCAGTATGAAATCGGTGCGCCGGTAAAGACCTCTCCAGCAGTAGCTGGGGACTATGTGATTTTTGGCGCTGATGATGGGGTGCTGTATGCTTTTAAAAACGCAGCTATGAAGTGA
- a CDS encoding FAD-dependent oxidoreductase: MNFTISKYLCAVLTSLVLGLSSIVIGADVIRADVCVYGGTSGGVAAAVQAARMGKKVVLAEPGRHLGGMTSGGLSAVDIGEPRSVGGIAREYFTRLAATVGTTLSWDKPFNNKGGGPATGGAYAIEPHKAEAVFDQMVNEAGVQLHFQAKLAKVLKKDARITEWEAEDGTIFRASMFIDATYEGDLMAKAGVSYTVMREGNAKYGETYNGIYYDAKYTPRLDHLQPGENGRVKGGQGVWDRDFPLDPYQIKGDPNSGLLPLIQAGDPGLVGAAAPGVQAYCFRLCLTDDPANRLPIQPPPDYDPKTYELVVRFIDACKANGDDMDLRWFSKYDALPNHKWDFNTATFGGNLPGASREWPEASYARRGEIAKEHENYHRGLLHFLATDPRVPQKVRADMQRFGLPRDEFTDTGGWPHQIYVREARRMISDLVMTEHHTFGRQTAPKSVSLGSYGTDTHEIRRIVKDGVVTREGKTAGGRGGFGPYPIGYDCIVPKQKECENLLVTFALSCSHTAFSSLRMEPVFMVTSQSAATAAVLALDDDLPVQALDYEKLRFRLEKDGQVLTWKFKDRGSH, encoded by the coding sequence ATGAACTTCACCATCTCTAAATACCTTTGTGCAGTCCTAACCAGCCTGGTCCTAGGCCTCAGTTCGATAGTGATTGGAGCAGATGTCATTCGGGCTGATGTGTGCGTTTATGGTGGGACCAGCGGTGGAGTCGCTGCGGCTGTGCAGGCAGCGCGTATGGGGAAGAAAGTGGTTTTGGCTGAACCTGGGCGTCATTTGGGTGGAATGACTTCGGGCGGACTCAGTGCCGTGGATATTGGTGAGCCACGTAGCGTAGGTGGCATTGCTCGGGAGTATTTCACCCGACTGGCAGCCACCGTTGGGACCACTCTTTCATGGGACAAACCTTTCAACAATAAAGGAGGAGGCCCTGCCACAGGTGGAGCCTACGCAATCGAGCCTCACAAAGCCGAAGCAGTCTTCGATCAGATGGTTAACGAAGCGGGTGTTCAGCTTCATTTCCAGGCGAAGTTAGCCAAGGTCCTCAAAAAAGACGCGCGCATCACCGAATGGGAAGCGGAAGATGGGACGATCTTCCGGGCCTCCATGTTTATTGATGCCACGTATGAGGGGGATCTCATGGCTAAGGCGGGTGTCAGTTATACGGTCATGCGTGAGGGCAATGCGAAGTACGGAGAGACCTACAATGGCATCTATTATGATGCCAAATACACGCCTCGTTTAGATCACCTCCAGCCAGGTGAAAACGGACGTGTCAAAGGTGGGCAAGGGGTGTGGGACCGTGATTTTCCTCTAGACCCTTATCAAATCAAAGGCGATCCCAACAGTGGTCTGTTGCCGCTCATTCAGGCCGGTGACCCTGGGTTGGTCGGGGCTGCGGCTCCAGGCGTCCAGGCATATTGTTTCCGTTTGTGTTTAACGGATGATCCGGCCAATCGCCTCCCCATTCAGCCACCTCCCGATTACGATCCTAAAACGTACGAACTCGTGGTTCGATTCATAGATGCCTGCAAAGCCAATGGCGACGATATGGACCTTCGCTGGTTTTCCAAGTATGATGCATTGCCTAACCATAAATGGGATTTTAACACCGCCACTTTTGGAGGTAACTTGCCTGGGGCGAGTCGTGAGTGGCCGGAGGCCAGTTATGCACGCAGGGGGGAGATCGCCAAAGAGCATGAAAACTACCATCGTGGTCTATTGCACTTTTTAGCCACCGACCCACGCGTTCCTCAAAAAGTACGTGCTGACATGCAGCGTTTCGGGCTGCCTCGGGATGAGTTTACAGACACTGGAGGCTGGCCTCACCAGATCTATGTCCGTGAAGCACGCCGGATGATCAGTGACTTGGTGATGACAGAACACCATACCTTTGGGCGACAAACAGCCCCCAAGTCTGTGAGTCTTGGGAGTTACGGCACAGATACGCATGAGATTCGGCGCATCGTGAAAGACGGTGTGGTGACTCGCGAAGGAAAAACGGCCGGGGGTAGGGGAGGTTTTGGGCCTTACCCGATTGGCTACGACTGCATCGTGCCAAAGCAGAAAGAGTGTGAAAATCTTCTGGTGACTTTTGCTCTCAGTTGCAGTCACACAGCCTTTAGCAGTCTGCGAATGGAACCGGTCTTTATGGTGACCAGTCAAAGTGCCGCTACGGCTGCCGTTTTAGCTTTGGACGATGACTTGCCCGTGCAAGCATTGGACTATGAAAAATTACGCTTTCGATTGGAAAAAGATGGTCAGGTTTTGACCTGGAAATTTAAGGACAGAGGGAGCCACTGA
- a CDS encoding Gfo/Idh/MocA family protein → MKKYNVGIIGYGWAATAHIDAINASKQAQVTAIYSSRPLDSAELSAKHGGTITAYQDLDAMLANPDIHVVDITSYPSQHRNQAVAAANAKKHVILEKPMANSLQEVREIVAAAKANGVKGCVCFECRFSGQFQSTKAILDEGLLGEVHYGEVDYYHGIGPWYGQFRWNIGKKDGGSALLTAGCHALDALLMVMPGEVESVTSFSTKSKSEIFAPYEYDTTSVTLVKFKNGTVGKTAAVVDCLQPYYFHTHLVGSEGSLLDNKLHSNKLKTDKKAWGNLSMHMLDSGDVSDHPYQTQFQAFFDALDENKDMPLTSFTESLRTFEVIFASDKSAELGGKPVAIADLG, encoded by the coding sequence ATGAAAAAATACAATGTCGGTATCATCGGTTACGGTTGGGCAGCCACGGCGCACATTGATGCGATCAATGCGAGCAAACAGGCGCAGGTGACGGCTATTTATTCTTCCCGCCCCCTAGACAGCGCGGAACTGAGTGCGAAACATGGCGGCACCATCACGGCCTATCAGGATCTGGATGCCATGCTGGCAAACCCAGACATCCATGTCGTGGATATCACTAGCTACCCTAGCCAGCATCGCAACCAAGCGGTGGCCGCTGCCAATGCGAAAAAGCATGTGATTCTGGAAAAACCAATGGCGAACTCCTTACAGGAAGTGCGAGAAATCGTCGCGGCAGCCAAAGCCAATGGCGTGAAGGGCTGTGTGTGTTTTGAGTGCCGTTTCTCAGGTCAGTTCCAATCCACCAAAGCGATCCTTGACGAAGGTCTTCTGGGAGAGGTTCACTATGGCGAGGTGGACTATTATCACGGCATTGGCCCCTGGTACGGCCAATTCCGCTGGAACATCGGCAAAAAGGATGGCGGCAGTGCCTTGCTAACCGCAGGCTGCCACGCACTAGACGCACTGCTGATGGTGATGCCTGGCGAAGTGGAGAGCGTGACCAGCTTTAGCACCAAGTCAAAAAGTGAAATCTTTGCCCCTTATGAGTATGACACGACCAGTGTGACACTGGTGAAATTCAAGAACGGCACGGTAGGCAAAACTGCAGCCGTAGTGGACTGCCTGCAACCTTACTACTTCCACACACATCTAGTCGGCAGCGAGGGAAGCCTCCTGGATAACAAACTGCATTCCAACAAACTGAAGACCGACAAAAAAGCCTGGGGAAATCTGTCCATGCACATGCTGGACTCTGGTGATGTGAGCGACCATCCCTACCAAACTCAATTCCAGGCTTTCTTTGATGCGCTGGATGAGAACAAGGACATGCCTCTGACGAGTTTCACCGAATCGCTCCGGACATTTGAAGTTATCTTCGCCTCTGACAAAAGCGCTGAGCTAGGCGGCAAGCCTGTGGCAATCGCCGATCTGGGCTGA
- the lnt gene encoding apolipoprotein N-acyltransferase yields the protein MFSISRALPLILPLISGVALSLAYPGWNLEVMVWAWLLPLLFLLWPVVRPGSEGPRSPFLWGYLTGVAFWIPNLSWLRHSSRVRAGARDDTWCGWGAELLGMAAVIGLALYCALYFGVWAWFVARFARPNPQQLAMGPWQMSTLHSLRCSLLAAAAWAGLEWVRSFLLFSGFGWNGLGVGLHQNQVLIQAADLVGVMGLSFLPVFVVCTAWNAMARIVSVYRGEGTCRSRLDFTFAMVLLLSVAGYGMMRLIPNKEAEIVTVRTVLVQPNVAQVDAWSGALGPQVYKRLYDFTRLNAEARDGVTHTDLVIWPESALPVHLHGMPEAVDGLPAHESFFNDLLGAGDYSLLTGTEIYEAPRVGHVSAVLFREKYEQRQEYHKVHLVPFGEYLPYRNVPPFSFLQGVLQGDFQPGVTTEPLRLAKPEVDLIPMICFEDTVGRLVRRFVRPGAQMLVNITNDGWFLNSVETEVHLANAKFRAIELRRPMVRAANTGVSCFIDINGQVKSRLADPETGNTFIEGFLPGEVKVPKVGEITFYARYGDVFSAGCFFLVLGTVMLRWRRNP from the coding sequence ATGTTCTCTATTTCCCGTGCCCTTCCTTTGATTCTGCCGCTGATCAGCGGCGTGGCGCTATCACTGGCTTATCCAGGATGGAACCTGGAAGTCATGGTTTGGGCATGGCTGCTGCCACTTTTATTTCTGCTATGGCCAGTCGTGCGCCCCGGAAGCGAAGGGCCACGGAGTCCTTTTCTATGGGGTTATTTGACCGGCGTGGCTTTTTGGATACCCAACTTAAGCTGGTTGCGACATTCGTCGCGAGTGCGCGCGGGGGCTAGAGATGACACTTGGTGCGGATGGGGTGCTGAGTTGCTGGGCATGGCTGCTGTCATCGGCTTGGCACTGTATTGTGCTTTGTATTTTGGCGTTTGGGCTTGGTTCGTCGCACGGTTTGCCCGGCCCAATCCTCAACAGTTGGCCATGGGCCCCTGGCAAATGAGCACTTTACATTCGCTGCGTTGTTCGCTCCTGGCTGCAGCAGCATGGGCAGGTTTAGAGTGGGTGCGCAGCTTTTTGTTATTCTCGGGATTCGGCTGGAATGGCTTGGGCGTAGGATTACATCAGAACCAAGTCCTGATACAAGCCGCAGATCTGGTCGGCGTCATGGGGCTATCTTTCCTGCCCGTCTTTGTGGTCTGTACGGCCTGGAATGCCATGGCACGGATAGTATCGGTATATCGTGGTGAGGGCACCTGCCGTTCCCGACTGGACTTCACTTTCGCGATGGTGCTTTTACTCAGCGTAGCAGGCTACGGCATGATGCGGCTGATTCCAAATAAGGAAGCCGAGATCGTCACCGTGCGCACCGTGCTGGTGCAGCCCAACGTAGCGCAGGTAGATGCGTGGTCCGGGGCGCTAGGGCCGCAGGTTTACAAGCGTTTGTATGACTTCACCAGGCTGAATGCTGAAGCTCGAGACGGCGTAACTCACACAGACCTGGTCATCTGGCCAGAAAGTGCGCTGCCCGTCCACCTCCATGGGATGCCTGAAGCCGTGGATGGATTACCTGCACACGAGTCTTTTTTCAATGATTTGTTAGGCGCAGGTGACTATAGCCTCTTAACGGGCACCGAAATCTATGAAGCCCCTCGAGTAGGGCATGTCTCCGCCGTTTTGTTCCGCGAGAAGTATGAGCAGCGGCAGGAATATCACAAAGTGCACCTAGTGCCATTTGGTGAGTATCTGCCCTACCGAAATGTGCCACCATTTTCTTTCCTCCAAGGCGTACTTCAAGGAGACTTTCAACCTGGAGTGACCACTGAACCTCTGCGTCTGGCCAAGCCAGAAGTAGATCTGATTCCCATGATTTGCTTCGAGGATACGGTGGGACGACTCGTTCGGCGATTTGTGAGACCTGGCGCGCAGATGTTGGTGAATATCACGAATGATGGATGGTTCCTTAACAGTGTGGAGACGGAGGTACACCTGGCCAATGCCAAGTTCCGCGCCATCGAACTCCGCCGCCCCATGGTGAGGGCCGCCAATACGGGAGTAAGCTGCTTCATTGACATCAATGGCCAAGTGAAATCCCGCCTAGCAGATCCAGAGACAGGAAACACTTTCATTGAAGGCTTTTTACCAGGCGAAGTGAAAGTGCCAAAGGTTGGTGAAATAACGTTTTATGCACGCTATGGAGATGTCTTTTCCGCGGGCTGCTTTTTTCTAGTCTTAGGAACGGTCATGCTGCGTTGGAGAAGAAACCCATAG
- a CDS encoding plastocyanin/azurin family copper-binding protein: MKKLAALTALALLSLNVSAQEADVATIELKPHASNPLGYDKTDLSVKAGQKVKLTLNNTGSVAPQPHNFILVKPGKDQAVGAQANAMMTDPQAMAKSYVPDASKDDIIANTKLVMPNGTETIEFTAPAEAGDYPYMCTFPGHWLLMKGVLHVTK; encoded by the coding sequence ATGAAGAAACTAGCTGCCCTCACCGCCCTCGCTCTCCTCTCCCTCAATGTCTCAGCTCAGGAGGCTGACGTCGCCACCATCGAGCTCAAGCCACACGCCAGCAATCCCTTGGGTTACGACAAAACCGATCTCTCGGTGAAAGCCGGACAGAAAGTCAAGCTGACCCTCAATAACACAGGCAGCGTGGCCCCACAGCCCCATAATTTCATCCTCGTCAAGCCAGGCAAGGACCAAGCGGTCGGCGCACAGGCCAATGCCATGATGACCGATCCTCAGGCCATGGCTAAGAGCTATGTTCCAGATGCTTCTAAAGACGACATCATTGCCAATACCAAGTTGGTCATGCCAAACGGCACTGAAACCATCGAATTCACCGCTCCAGCCGAGGCGGGCGACTATCCTTACATGTGCACATTCCCAGGTCACTGGCTGCTCATGAAAGGAGTCTTGCACGTCACCAAATAA
- a CDS encoding DUF1552 domain-containing protein, translated as MSRRHVLRGLGTMMSLPFLESLGGKAFAAAAKEPVKAPMRAAWLYIPNGVNVKEWFPTGEGTSYELSPTLKEIERHRQEFMVVSGLAQDKARSHGNGGGDHARATSTFLTGCMPKKTAGSDIQLGVSVDQIAAQKIGHLTRLPSLELSTDGQRSSGRCDSGYSCAYQFNLAWKNETMPMAPEMDPRLVFERLFGYGAAGAKGAEGARRQRLQKSILDTVLGEAKSLQGKVNGNDKRKLDEYYSSVRDIELRIERAEKFTASLPKDYPVPEGIPESYEEHIHMMFDLLTLAFQTDTTRLCTFMLAHDGSNRSFPQIGVPDAHHYLSHHESDEQKLEKIAKIDRFYMRQFGYFLDKLKATKEGDGNLLDNSMIVFGGGIGDGNRHNHDNLPILLAGRAGGTWTPGKRIVLPGETPMTNLYLSMLDRLGVRAEKVGDSSGVLQVS; from the coding sequence ATGAGCCGCCGCCACGTCCTCCGTGGACTTGGGACGATGATGTCTCTGCCTTTCTTGGAATCTCTGGGAGGAAAAGCTTTCGCCGCTGCCGCTAAAGAGCCCGTAAAGGCACCGATGCGCGCCGCCTGGCTTTACATTCCGAATGGAGTCAATGTGAAAGAGTGGTTTCCTACAGGAGAAGGCACGAGCTATGAACTGAGCCCCACGCTGAAGGAAATCGAGCGGCATCGCCAAGAATTCATGGTCGTTTCCGGTTTGGCACAGGATAAGGCTCGCTCTCATGGCAATGGTGGGGGAGACCATGCGCGGGCTACTTCGACTTTCTTGACAGGTTGCATGCCGAAAAAGACCGCTGGTTCCGATATTCAGTTAGGAGTTTCGGTAGATCAAATTGCTGCTCAGAAAATCGGTCACCTCACACGGCTGCCATCTCTGGAACTGAGCACGGATGGACAGCGCAGTTCTGGCCGCTGTGACAGTGGTTACTCTTGTGCTTATCAGTTTAATCTGGCTTGGAAAAATGAGACGATGCCAATGGCACCGGAAATGGACCCCCGGTTAGTCTTTGAACGTCTTTTTGGTTATGGCGCCGCTGGAGCCAAAGGCGCAGAGGGGGCACGCCGCCAACGTCTGCAGAAAAGCATTTTAGACACTGTTTTGGGCGAGGCAAAGTCTCTCCAGGGTAAGGTCAATGGTAATGATAAACGGAAGCTGGATGAATACTACAGCAGCGTGCGCGACATCGAGTTGCGTATCGAGCGGGCGGAAAAATTCACGGCTAGCTTGCCGAAAGATTATCCTGTGCCCGAAGGCATCCCAGAATCTTACGAAGAGCATATTCACATGATGTTCGACCTGCTGACCCTCGCTTTTCAGACTGACACGACTCGCCTTTGCACCTTCATGCTCGCTCATGACGGCAGTAACCGGAGCTTTCCTCAGATCGGTGTGCCTGATGCTCACCACTATCTGTCTCACCATGAAAGTGACGAACAGAAGTTGGAGAAAATCGCGAAAATCGATCGGTTTTACATGCGCCAATTTGGCTACTTTTTAGATAAACTGAAGGCGACAAAGGAAGGTGATGGCAATCTTTTGGACAACAGCATGATCGTATTTGGTGGCGGAATTGGTGATGGTAACCGTCATAACCATGATAATTTACCAATCCTTCTCGCTGGCCGTGCTGGTGGAACCTGGACGCCCGGCAAGCGTATTGTGCTCCCAGGAGAGACTCCAATGACTAATCTTTATCTTTCAATGCTGGATCGCTTGGGAGTGAGGGCTGAGAAAGTGGGAGATAGCTCGGGTGTCTTGCAGGTGAGTTGA